tttggaatagggggtatttttttttcggtgcactttgagcccaaacggacctcaccgttgagctcgtagcgcccaaaaacccctatttccatataaaattcgtccgatttggacacagttgcaccaggaggcaaattttttttggccccaaggccgtacggccctagggcacgaaaaccgaggcagaaaaatcaaaaaaatcaaaaaaatatatataaaaaaaatgcagGTTTTTTAATCTAAAAACGCGCAGCCTAGCTGGTGCGCTTCCAGGCGGCCCCCCGCCCGGCCACCACCGCCGCCGGCGGTATCCTCTGCCGCGCCGCCGGTGCAGCACCCGCCGCCTGCGCGCCGCCAGCCTGCGTGCCGCCTGCGCCCAGCCAGTGCGCCGCCCGCCACCACAGCGCCGCCCCTGCGCCGCCGCcccctgcgcccgcccctggtcgcccagaggaccaggggcttattttttttaagcccttgagggcttaaagggcctatttgggctcttttggagcagttttactaaatcgggtataactcgggcattttagctcggattttcgaatgaaaataggcgttggaaagctggttccgagcccgatctaaaagatgcagatctttttttctgatttttccgttttgtagtgttttttgccagtcaaagtcagaacaagttttttgcactctaggagccatatcttttgcatacggactccgtttttcgaaagcgaataggcgtcggaaaggtggttctgtgctctttccagatctatcatgtatttttccagaatctacaccaggtacattttattcagtactttgtgttttaacacatctgtcacttacttggacgtttcagacttggaaataatttgtttgcatgggatggcttcatttgatctgctttatcagtattaaagtcatttagtctctgatttgttaatttgaagagttatcatgggtttttctactcacccttcagttgtatttctagaacggggtaattatgagtcatgggcaaagggcatacttacacactgtaggtggcttaatattttgccttatttgtatgatctcatacctgaaccagcaactttagagggaaaactagcttgggatatcattagaaatcacatagtaggagttattttgtctagtgttgattctgacactgtgtgggctatatcgggcattgattgtcctcactcactttggacacgtctttgggagatctatggagaccccagtctttctccattcccaaaggatcctgcttcagattgtcttgtacccattggttggagagataacacaccttttgatcatgctactttgaaggaacttcaatatttagacacccttacatattccgatgaatcagaggattgtctcacagttcctactcttcagactgagattatatatgcatcaacatcatctccttttgttcctgatcagtttgatattgcctcttctttggctcctattgattcagctaagcaggacatcatacatctttcagacatggctacttgggattcttatcttgcaggcatttcgtctttgtttgtagagtcctatattgcagacttggaggattactttgaggattttcagctcctctttgttgacagccatattccagctgttagcccaccatcatctgtgcattcagaggttgcagtttttgagtcttcagttcagtttggatttgacatcttttgtttcagttcagacagagggattcttcagcatcctattatggcacacatcttgagacagattgattcttctctcttcacagggtttcttcatcttcgtcctttggatccatttcttcccaaggggaggaatattatatgccgcttcaggatctctttttggattctacctcaggcatccatatgtgcgacaggagtttcttcattgtggggggggcttctagtctctttctttttctcctatggagaccattgtatatgtacttatatgatagaagttgtctatggggggtatcatgttatccacctcctatccttatgttattagtgcatttatttctttcatctctttttggagtagagtttttcccatgaggttttctctatttctccactttacagagatttggttgtaattgggtacctgatcaggccttgttgccgggacccaagtttactttcttgcattgtagttacctttgctttcttgcacatgtttgtaactgcacttttgctcatcttaagggggggtgttagagtaaaggttttaatttaatcatgttgattaaattacctttattcctctcttaagatttcactttagtttgcatttgtgacatttaataattatattaattattaaatgtctacctattagggtttcttttagggttgcacaatatccttttataaggattcatcattgtaatttatctctctcttggatgaatacatttttcagctttcagagcacccttgcttgtttgtctccatctcttctttctgtgacaggttatttgcatgcaggtgatcttcggggtctgtgaagttggctttctcaacttctacaaggATGTGGacgataggatagggttagttaaacccaagattagataGAATGGATTAGGTTAGTgggaggttaggttaggtggttagaagttagaagccatgtgctcatatttgaatttagaaattcaaataattgagaaaatggataattaatctcaacaaactatttgaataaatccttagattcaaTAACAAGTAGAGGAATGTAGGGAAATTAAATAGattacttgtgaattcaattaacttGGAAGGGTTATTAAtgaaataactaagtatttaattaattatcttcagaccatttttaggtgtatacaatatcaATGATAGTGTTATTTATGAATAATGAAAGATATATATCactaatatatataaaattatggaAGACACAAAAAGATATTATAACCTCTATAATAATTTTCTAAAAGGTTTatgcaataaaataaaatattaatgggGATTAAAATTAATTTGTAGTTAGAGTAGAGTTCAAAGAGGAAATTAGAAACATGCTAGAGAAACAATATAAAATAAGAAAGGAAATTGAACGATTCCTATAAGATGAATAATGttaaaaatattattcaaaattaAAGTACTCCTTGAATAAGTTAACTCATCCAAGTGGGACCACCATCGGTAAATTGACATCTACTATAGTAGTTCTATCGGAAAAacattaaaacaataataaaaagattcttaagaatatatataaaattcatTATGGGGGATATAGGGATTTTAAAATACCTTTATATAAAATAGCACATAAAAATGTCCTTAGAAAAATAGGTAACTAAGGCATCAGATAAAATAGGAGAAAATttaacttgaataaaatattgggAGAGGATTTATAAAGAGTATTAagataaaaaaatcaatttaattattgTTCACTACCTCTAAATGAGGTGATATAACATATGTTTATTGATTAAAAACCTAGTTTTTGAAGCTTATCATTGACTAGTAGCCTATCACCTTGTTGACTGTTTCTAAAAGTATCTTGAATGAATACTTACACTTACAATATGATCATGTTCATCTCTCCATTATAAGAATTGAGAAACGAGGATATATATAGTCTAAAttattttggataaataattatAGTTTGGGAAGGAATTGTATGGGTTATAGATTTTATGTAACACAAACTCTTCTTCATTCTTGACTTTATTGAAAACTTATGATTATATTGAGTGCATTTTTATCTTAGCTACTCTTAAAGATCTTagattttgggattttctttaCTTGCACACAAACTCTTTTCTAATAAAACATCTTGCATCTTTATCAATAATATAATCCCAAATTAATTTGGTTTTTTCAAATCCATGTAAAAAGGTTATCCTCTAACCACTTTTCTTTATGTGTTAGTTACAAAAAGGATAGTGCTAACTTGTTGCCAATAAAATTTATGAAAACAAATTATTTACATTACACATGTCAACATcttatcaatttgatctagttTTTAGTGAATCTTTGGTTATTGCTTACAAAGAATCAACCCTCTTTCAAAGAAATCATGGCTTTGTTTAATACCTTTTATAAGGAAATTGATTTTATGCTTCAATAGATTCAAACATATTTAAGTAGATGATTCAATTTCTTGCAAATCAACTAGATGAAATATTTTATGTGGAAATGGATTTTTGAAGTGGAATGCTTTTAAATGTCTTATGATTCCATTATATTTCATTAATTCACCTTCAACTTTGTAACATTATGGAATACAAAAGTTGAAAAGAAGATATCCTTTTAGATCTCCAAGCCCCTCTCTTTATTAATAAAATTCCACCAAACTGGTATAATATCTGATCCATCTTGCTACTCTTCTATTTAGGACTAGTATAATGTTTCTTATGTTAAGCTTGTCAAGCTCTTATGTGACTTcctctaaggcaatgaaaagtagAATAAATTTTTACATCAAATCGCATGGGACATTTTATGTTTACCATAGGACAAGGTGGAATGAGAATTATTATATTTTATCGACATAATTGTGACTTTATTTAAGTGGGTGGTCTAGGGAATTGATAGGTCAAAGATTGAGAAGATTATTATGTAGCACTATATtgtctttgttttacttattataAAATATGTTGCTAGGGAGTTGGAACCTACACTCTTTTATCACTATCATATTTTCATAGTTAGAGGCTCTCTTGTGTATTTGAAAGACTTTCATAGTAGTTAATCCTTCCCTAAATGGGCTAGAGATGGTTCCAAAATTAGTCTTTCTATCAATGACTAGAATATTTGGTAGCCTCCAATTCgtaataattttaattttcttgGATAACAAGGCTTAGAATCATATTTATTCTTATTTATTGAAAAGAAGTTGATGCCATAAATGATTTATTCCATTTTCACAATTAAATCCAAAGGCTTACATTGCAACAAAATTTATAGCTTTCTCACTTTGAATTTCCTTCCATGTGTCATATTAAATAACTTTTTCCTATGTTAATGATTCACAAGGTAGGGCTTAAATCTATTGTAGTTTCATGGAAGGTTTGATGGTGTATATTTTAGATCACAATAAGAATTATGCTATAGGATCTCCTATAAAAATCTCAACTCTTTTCTCTTGTCCTTTGTAAGTATAACAAATAGTGGGGTATGATTTCCTCTCCTTAGACTTGGAATATTATTGTCCTTTACTATTGCCTTTATTTCATTTAGTAATATAAAGTGTCATAATGAATGGTGGATTTGTCATATAAAATGTCATAATGGACGAAGAAATTGTCGTATAAAATCTCATATGTTGACATccttgatgatgaatttgaattgTCCAATATTTTTTATTACAAATGTAAAACTAAATTACATCTGGAATTAAGAACAATAATATTGCCTCTTCATGTCATTAAGTTGTGCAAAACCACACTTTTAATGTTTTCTTGTCTAATATTCTAGAATGTATCATAAAACATAGGAATCAAGTATTACAAACAATTTCTTTGCAAATTGTTTGTTTACTGAGAGATCAAAATGCATCATTGAGTGTTATTTttctatatttattatttaattgaaaattaaaaaataactctattatgatttttaattaattaataaatatagaaAAACTAAGTAAACAATACATTTTGATCTAAAGATAATGTTGATCACTAAAATTACTTTAAGGATTACAGCCTTATGGGAAACTCGGTAATGGGGGACCTGCTCATTTTCACTGAGTAACCTTCGGGATTTTAGAAGATGACTCTTCATTAATTAGGGAGGAGAAAAGGGGAGAAGGAAACATAAAAGCAAATTTACTCTAAACGATGCATTGAACTTATTTTAATGCAATAAGGGGCACAAAGAACTTTACATACATGTTATTacgaggcccattcaacaatctacatgccaaGACAATACCATAATCatgatataattaaaatttattttaacatAAAGAAATACACACCACAcatccactagataacaagtaCAAAACGTAGTTTAATCGGTAGATTATTAGGCATATACTTTTAGAGTTATGTCACAATTGCAAGGATGCACAAAAAACTATTAAAGCATACTGAAAAAAAGTAATATTAGAGGCcacaggcacaatttgattatcccCTCTTCAGAAATACAATCATAGCTTAAAGGCTCCATTCCTATCTAGAATAATTGACTATATCTTTTAAGATCAAAAGTTTTGAGCCCCTTTTACAATGCATCTGCATACTTGCCGTGTGTCCACCGTCATCATGAATCTTTTTGCAACTGTACTGAGCTTGATCTCTGTATCACTATTTCCTTCCATGTGCATGGCATGGTTGCCACCACTTTTTCAGTTGCAACAACTAGTCACGTgggattttatttttcttcattcgCGCCTTCTGGTTTTTCCACGTGATGCCTCCTGTGGGCTTTTTCCCTCGAAGAAATAAAGGTGCACTTTTAAAATCTCCCCACGCTCAAAACGTACTTGGACTCGTGCTTTGCCAACATGTGGCATGCTGGTGGGGGTTTTAGAGCCTTGTTCTCCCTTTTCTTTTGAGAACCCCACGGTGCTGACATGTGGCACCCCCCGGGGCCTTCGAGAGAGTAAGAAGTTGTGGGCCTGTGAGAAACTATGCCATGCTGACATGTGGCATTCTCGTACCTACTCCTCATGAGTAACAAAAAAATGATCTTCACTTGGTGGGATCATAACTTTTTGCTCGGTGCTCAAAATCTCAAGCTGCTTACACCGTCAGAAAGGTTTTCAAAAGATATGGTTTTAGTCTCTTAACATGATGCCTTTGGCTATCAATTGAAGGGACCGAGAATATTTTTGACCCCAAATATTTCTCTGAAGGCCTCCAAAAATGCAAAATATTGAAACATAGACAAAATACAAAAAATTGGATTTTTAGTTTTTCTCAACTTTGATTGGTCAAGATCTCCTTTAGGCTAATTTTGATACATTTCCATCAATGCCTTGATAATAAATCCCCAAAAGCTCATATATTATCTGTAGTTCTTGGGGACTCATGGGAGGACCTTTGCTTGCAGAGGTTGAACCCAAAATTTCTGGTTTTGCAGACCATAATGCCTTATTCATGCCAAAAGGGAGCTTCCACCTTGCTGATTCATTCCAGATATCTCAGATCGGCTCTTAATGATGAATCATAACGGAGCACAAATGTCAACATTAGAAACTAGAAAGCCTTAGCTATCCATTGGGAACAGAGTCACAAAAAGCATCCACAAAACATGTGCACTATTGCTCTTAGAGGAAAACTGGAAACTAAAACATGCATTTTGTTAAGGAGAATGTAGCATGTGCAATCACACTTCTTGGAAAGGAAAAACAACTAACTATTATTTACACGATCTTCGAACTTTGTAAGGAAATCAAACAAAGCCATTAACTCGCATGTAGCTTCCCCTTCTGACCAACTTTTGATGCTTGACATGTTCCTGGGAAATAAAGAAGAATGGAAAAAATAATAAGCATCCAATAAACTGTTGGAATGCCTACCACAGGTTAGGAACAAAGAATCTCACCCATTCTTGAATGTTATCTTCCTATAGTGAATGAGTGAGTTGAACCTGCTCTCCTTGGtaatcatcttcattcttagagGCAAACATGACCAAGAGAAAGTTGCAACTCTCTAGCTAAGCTAGATCGCGGATGGGGAATCTACGTGAAAGTATCAAGTCCAGGCAATCAAAATTGGACTTGTAGTCATGCTTTGCTTCCTTTATTTCTTGTTGACTAGCAAGGGTTGGTTTTGGTGGATCATCTGCTAGAATGGGAACCTTCCCCTATTGTTGTTGCTTCTCATACTCTTCTAGCTTGAGAGATGGTGGCTTGATGTTAATATATGAGTAGAAGGCTTCTAACTCATCCCAAAATAGgtcttcatcaatctcctctttgcTTCCTTCCATGACAAAGACCACCCTTGCTTTGCAGCAATCCTCATGGTTATCTATAGAAGTGTCAAGCTTCTCCTCTCGTTCAACCTTGTGAGCTTTCTCATATTCATGTGATCCACCATGCTCCTCAATGTATTCTTTCTTCTTTAAAACTTCTTCCATTGTAGAAATGGAAAATTCCCCTTCCTCAGGGTTGATAAAGTAGGGAAGCTCATCAAatgagaggaataaatcctcttcttcattttttatttattaccCGGTTGATGCTTTGCTGCTGCAACTGCTTATCTTTATTTTTATCTTGTGATAAGGGCAGTTCTTCACCCTCTCAAGAATGTGGAAGCTcacaaccaaaaaaattctcctcTTCTCTCATCTGTTCATGAGACCAATCAACCCTCCAAACAATAGGTCCACCCTTAAAGAGTGAAATGGTATCAGGAAAGAGGAGTTGAGGGGGAAATATTTTTTGCAAAATAGATCAAGGGGGCTCATTAAATGCATCCCCTACATGGTGCTTGGGGTTTCAAATTTGGAAGTTCCACTAGTGGCTGATTTCCCTTCTTGCATGAGCTACTCTTCCATAATCGCTAGCCGTCTGATCTCTTCTTCCCTTGTAGAAACTTGCATGACAAGTAATTTCTCTTGTTGTTTTCTTTGTGCCTCTGTCTTTTGCTGCTAAAGTTGGGCCTAGTAAGCAAGTTGATCTTGCTGTAGGCAATATTCTTGCTTGAAATCAATAGCCTTCAACTGTTCTTGGAAATTCATCATTATTTATTTGACGCTAATATTTTCCAAGCTTAGCACATTTTGATACTCAGGGAAGGGGTTGACATGTTGATGGGAGACATAATAAGCCTCCGATTGTTGggaaacatatgtaggttgtgcaGGGGTGGGTGAAAGACAAGCCTTAGGAAATTGCCCATAACTTGTTGTAGCAGGAGAATATGAAGCAAAACTGGAAGTATATCCAACTTGATATCATTGATAGGGAGGCAAAATGCTTTCATTTTTGTGGAAAGGAGGTGGAAACATGCACCGTTTATAATATCCTTCCATACTAGAGCATaaggaaagaaaaatatttgcAGATAATTTTTTAAACAAGAGCAAAATGTCTGCTCAAAATAGAGAACTTGGTACATACCAATAGAATCACCTAACTGATTTGAACCTACAAAGTCGCTAGGTTCTTGTATAATACCTCCTTAAggctaaaaaaattgaagaatgcaCCAAATCTTTAGTGATCGATGTAAAACTCATGAAATTCAGTCCCACTGGGCATGTTAGAAAAATAACTGTTGATCATTAAAATTACTTTCAGGAttacaaccttatgggaaactcagtgatggTGGACCTATGCGTTTTCACTGAGTGACCTTCAGGATTTTAGAAGTCGACTCTTCATTCATTATGGGGAGAAAAGGGGAGAAGGAAACATAAAAGAAAATCTACTCTAAGCAATGCACCAAACTCATTTTGATTCAACAAGGGACACAAAGAACTTTGCATACATGTTATTCTGAGggtcattcaacaatctacatgccaaGGAAGAACCATAATCAAGATATAACTTAAATTCCTTTTAACATAAAGCAATACACACCACACATCCACCAGATAATAAGCGCAAAACACAGTTTAATCGACAAAGTATCAGGCATATA
The nucleotide sequence above comes from Cryptomeria japonica chromosome 11, Sugi_1.0, whole genome shotgun sequence. Encoded proteins:
- the LOC131860137 gene encoding glycine-rich RNA-binding protein GRP2A-like, whose translation is MEEVLKKKEYIEEHGGSHEYEKAHKVEREEKLDTSIDNHEDCCKARVVFVMEGSKEEIDEDLFWDELEAFYSYINIKPPSLKLEEGGRRGRRRRGGAVVAGGALAGRRRHAGWRRAGGGCCTGGAAEDTAGGGGGRAGGRLEAHQLGCAFLD